Proteins encoded within one genomic window of Amycolatopsis sp. 2-15:
- a CDS encoding SDR family NAD(P)-dependent oxidoreductase, which translates to MGSLDGKVALVTGGSRGIGAAIAKRLAEDGADVAITYERSADKAAKVVAGIEELGRRGLALQADSADAAAVTSAVDHVAEELGGLDILVNNAGISIAAPLDELSLDDIDRTLAVNVRAVLVATQAALKHLPRGGRVVSIGSDLAERVPFAGMSLYSASKAALIGFTRGLARDLGPRGITATVVHPGSTNTDMNPADGPASAAQVPHIALGHYADAADVAATVSHVAGPDGRYLTGTAITVDGGFTA; encoded by the coding sequence ATGGGATCGCTTGACGGCAAGGTCGCACTGGTCACCGGCGGTAGCCGGGGCATCGGCGCGGCGATCGCGAAGCGGCTGGCCGAGGACGGCGCCGACGTCGCGATAACGTACGAACGCTCAGCGGACAAGGCGGCCAAGGTGGTCGCCGGGATCGAGGAGCTGGGCCGGCGCGGCCTCGCGTTGCAGGCCGACTCCGCGGACGCGGCGGCGGTGACCTCGGCCGTCGACCACGTCGCCGAGGAGCTCGGCGGGCTCGACATCCTGGTCAACAACGCCGGCATCTCCATCGCGGCGCCACTCGACGAGCTCTCGCTCGATGACATCGACCGCACGCTCGCCGTGAACGTGCGCGCCGTGCTCGTCGCCACGCAGGCGGCGCTGAAGCACCTCCCTCGCGGCGGCCGCGTGGTCTCGATCGGCAGCGACCTGGCCGAACGCGTGCCTTTCGCGGGCATGAGCCTGTACTCGGCGAGCAAGGCGGCGCTGATCGGCTTCACGCGCGGCCTGGCGCGCGACCTCGGGCCGCGGGGCATCACCGCCACCGTCGTCCACCCGGGCTCGACGAACACCGACATGAACCCGGCCGACGGTCCCGCTTCCGCCGCCCAGGTGCCGCACATCGCACTGGGCCACTACGCGGACGCGGCGGACGTCGCCGCGACCGTGTCCCACGTGGCGGGCCCGGACGGCCGCTACCTGACCGGCACCGCGATCACCGTCGACGGCGGCTTCACGGCGTAA
- a CDS encoding MerR family transcriptional regulator has protein sequence MASVARRLGVAPSTLRTWDRRYGLGPSRHTDGRHRRYGSSDIDRLELMQRALLRGASTAEAARYALQQMPRTEIVPPADEPATPAHAAPADGEVPSRLARRLSTAALAMDVGAVQRMLAEALDELGVLAAWAGVVEPVLTALGARWRGVSAGAEVEYLLAECVYAALVRATPVLDVPRNLRPVLLACVPEERDTMPVYALAAALAGRRIGAQLFGVPLPAEVLAVAVRRSAPAAVVLWAHRRAVADPRLFARVSRGRQRSRLFACGPGWDVATLPDKVELLADLPAAAGRVEHVLVGAGR, from the coding sequence GTGGCCTCGGTCGCTCGCCGGCTCGGGGTCGCCCCGTCGACCCTCCGTACCTGGGACCGCCGCTACGGGCTGGGCCCCAGCCGGCACACCGACGGCAGGCACCGCCGCTACGGCAGCTCCGACATCGACCGCCTCGAGCTCATGCAGCGCGCCCTCCTCCGCGGCGCCTCGACGGCCGAGGCCGCCCGCTACGCGCTGCAGCAGATGCCGCGCACGGAGATCGTCCCGCCCGCCGACGAACCCGCGACGCCGGCGCACGCCGCGCCGGCCGACGGTGAGGTCCCGTCGCGCCTGGCCCGCCGCCTGAGCACGGCCGCGCTGGCCATGGACGTCGGCGCCGTGCAGCGCATGCTCGCCGAGGCCCTCGACGAGCTCGGCGTGCTCGCCGCGTGGGCGGGGGTGGTCGAGCCGGTGCTCACGGCGCTCGGCGCGCGCTGGCGCGGGGTCAGCGCAGGCGCCGAGGTCGAGTACCTGCTGGCCGAATGCGTCTACGCGGCGCTCGTGCGCGCGACGCCCGTCCTCGACGTGCCCCGCAACCTGCGTCCGGTGCTGCTCGCCTGCGTGCCGGAGGAACGCGACACCATGCCCGTCTACGCGCTCGCGGCCGCCCTGGCCGGGCGGCGGATCGGCGCGCAGCTGTTCGGCGTGCCGCTGCCCGCGGAGGTCCTGGCGGTGGCCGTGCGACGCAGCGCGCCCGCCGCGGTGGTGCTGTGGGCGCACCGGCGTGCGGTGGCGGACCCGCGGCTGTTCGCGCGCGTGTCCCGCGGCCGCCAGCGCAGCCGGCTGTTCGCGTGCGGGCCCGGCTGGGACGTCGCCACGCTGCCCGACAAGGTCGAGCTGCTCGCCGACCTGCCGGCCGCCGCGGGCCGCGTCGAGCACGTTCTTGTCGGGGCGGGGCGCTAG
- the groL gene encoding chaperonin GroEL (60 kDa chaperone family; promotes refolding of misfolded polypeptides especially under stressful conditions; forms two stacked rings of heptamers to form a barrel-shaped 14mer; ends can be capped by GroES; misfolded proteins enter the barrel where they are refolded when GroES binds), whose product MPKQISFDEDARRALERGVNKLADAVKVTLGPRGRHVVLDKKFGGPTITLDGVTVAREIELDDPFENLGAQLAKNVATKTNDVAGDGTTTATVLAQSLVKHGLRNVAAGANPTSVGKGIEAAAEKVIEVLKSRATPVKGRENIAQVGTVTSRDATIGQLLGEAVERVGEDGVITIEESSTLATELVITEGVQFDKGFLSAHFATNPEDQKAILEDAYILLSREKISALADLLPVLEKVVEAKKPLLIIAEDVDGEALSTLVVNSLRKTITAVAVKAPFFGDRRKAFLDDLAFVTGGEVVSAEIGVKLSEIDLSSLGRARRIVVTKDDTTIVDGGGSKDAIAGRIAQIRKEIETTDSDWDREKLQERLAKLGGGVAVIKVGAATETELNERKHRIEDAVASTKAAVEEGILPGGGSALVHAVKELAGLESEFSGDEATGVRIVRDALTAPLFWIASNAGHEGAVIVNKVQEQSWGQGFNAATGELTDLIAAGIVDPVKVTRSAVANAASIARLVLTTESSVVEKPVDEEPDAGHGHGHSH is encoded by the coding sequence ATGCCCAAGCAGATCAGTTTCGACGAGGACGCTCGTCGCGCGCTCGAGCGCGGGGTGAACAAGCTCGCCGACGCCGTCAAGGTGACCCTCGGCCCGCGTGGTCGCCACGTCGTTCTGGACAAGAAGTTCGGCGGCCCGACCATCACCCTCGACGGCGTGACCGTCGCCCGTGAGATCGAGCTCGACGACCCGTTCGAGAACCTCGGCGCGCAGCTGGCCAAGAACGTGGCCACGAAGACCAACGACGTCGCCGGTGACGGCACGACCACCGCCACGGTGCTGGCCCAGTCGCTGGTCAAGCACGGCCTGCGCAACGTCGCCGCCGGTGCCAACCCGACCTCGGTCGGCAAGGGCATCGAGGCCGCGGCCGAGAAGGTCATCGAGGTCCTCAAGTCCAGGGCCACCCCGGTCAAGGGCCGCGAGAACATCGCGCAGGTCGGCACCGTCACCTCCCGCGACGCCACGATCGGCCAGCTGCTCGGCGAGGCCGTCGAGCGCGTGGGCGAGGACGGCGTGATCACCATCGAGGAGTCGTCGACCCTGGCGACCGAGCTCGTGATCACCGAGGGCGTGCAGTTCGACAAGGGCTTCCTGTCGGCGCACTTCGCCACCAACCCCGAGGACCAGAAGGCGATCCTCGAGGACGCCTACATCCTGCTGTCCCGCGAGAAGATCTCGGCGCTGGCCGACCTGCTCCCGGTGCTGGAGAAGGTCGTCGAGGCCAAGAAGCCGCTGCTGATCATCGCCGAGGACGTCGACGGCGAGGCGCTGTCCACCCTCGTGGTGAACTCGCTGCGCAAGACGATCACGGCCGTCGCGGTCAAGGCGCCGTTCTTCGGCGACCGCCGCAAGGCGTTCCTGGACGACCTCGCGTTCGTCACCGGCGGCGAGGTCGTCTCCGCCGAGATCGGCGTGAAGCTCTCGGAGATCGACCTCAGCTCGCTGGGTCGCGCTCGCCGGATCGTCGTCACCAAGGACGACACCACGATCGTCGACGGCGGCGGCTCCAAGGACGCCATCGCCGGCCGCATCGCGCAGATCCGCAAGGAGATCGAGACCACCGACTCCGACTGGGACCGCGAGAAGCTGCAGGAGCGGCTCGCGAAGCTCGGCGGCGGCGTGGCCGTGATCAAGGTCGGCGCGGCCACCGAGACCGAGCTCAACGAGCGCAAGCACCGCATCGAAGACGCCGTGGCGTCGACGAAGGCGGCCGTCGAGGAGGGCATCCTCCCCGGTGGCGGCTCGGCGCTGGTCCACGCGGTCAAGGAATTGGCAGGGCTTGAGTCCGAGTTCTCCGGTGACGAGGCCACGGGCGTTCGCATCGTCCGTGACGCGCTCACCGCCCCGCTGTTCTGGATCGCGAGCAACGCGGGCCACGAGGGCGCGGTCATCGTGAACAAGGTCCAGGAGCAGAGCTGGGGCCAGGGCTTCAACGCCGCCACCGGCGAGCTCACCGACCTGATCGCGGCGGGCATCGTCGACCCGGTCAAGGTGACCCGCTCCGCGGTCGCCAACGCCGCGTCCATCGCCCGGCTCGTGCTCACCACGGAGAGCTCCGTGGTCGAGAAGCCGGTCGACGAGGAACCCGACGCCGGCCACGGCCACGGTCACTCGCACTAG
- a CDS encoding WhiB family transcriptional regulator has protein sequence MTEAVRMADTRRLPGPNADMWDWQLEGSCRGMDSAAFFHPDGERGPARARREARAKAVCLACPVLDMCRRHALAVHEPYGIWGGLSESERENLIKQDKRALSMSGG, from the coding sequence ATGACGGAGGCGGTCAGGATGGCAGACACGCGCAGGCTCCCCGGTCCCAACGCAGATATGTGGGACTGGCAGCTGGAGGGGTCGTGTCGGGGGATGGACAGCGCGGCGTTCTTTCACCCGGACGGCGAGCGGGGGCCGGCTAGGGCGCGCCGCGAGGCCAGGGCGAAGGCGGTCTGCCTGGCCTGCCCAGTGCTGGACATGTGCCGGCGGCACGCACTGGCCGTGCACGAGCCCTACGGGATCTGGGGCGGACTGTCGGAGTCCGAGCGGGAGAACCTGATCAAGCAGGACAAACGAGCGCTGAGCATGTCCGGCGGCTGA
- a CDS encoding cadmium resistance transporter yields MNPNVVGQAVGLFAVTNVDDILVLALFFARGAGRPGATRAVVTGQYLGFAAILAVAVAAAFGVKFLPAGFVPYLGLLPIALGIRAAVQAWRHRGDDGEPTRSGGPRTLEVAAVALANGGDNIGVYVPVFATAGPGGTSVYVVVFLVLVAAWLAAGRHLAARPAVARALARWGHVALPVVLIALGLLILTDGAW; encoded by the coding sequence GTGAACCCGAACGTCGTCGGCCAGGCCGTGGGCCTGTTCGCCGTGACCAACGTCGACGACATTCTCGTGCTGGCCCTGTTCTTCGCCCGCGGCGCCGGCCGGCCCGGCGCGACCCGGGCCGTCGTGACCGGCCAGTACCTCGGGTTCGCGGCGATCCTCGCCGTCGCCGTGGCGGCCGCGTTCGGGGTGAAGTTCCTGCCGGCCGGCTTCGTCCCGTACCTCGGCCTGCTGCCGATCGCCCTGGGGATCCGCGCCGCCGTCCAGGCCTGGCGCCACCGCGGCGACGACGGCGAACCCACCCGGTCCGGCGGCCCGCGGACCCTCGAAGTCGCCGCCGTCGCGCTCGCCAACGGCGGCGACAACATCGGCGTCTACGTCCCCGTTTTCGCCACCGCCGGCCCGGGCGGCACGAGCGTCTACGTCGTCGTGTTCCTCGTGCTGGTCGCCGCCTGGCTCGCCGCCGGCCGCCACCTCGCCGCGCGCCCCGCCGTCGCGCGGGCGCTCGCGCGCTGGGGCCACGTCGCCCTGCCCGTCGTGTTGATCGCCCTCGGCCTGCTCATCCTGACCGACGGCGCCTGGTGA
- a CDS encoding TetR/AcrR family transcriptional regulator, whose translation MSPRGRPRAFDREHALTQAMFVFWERGYEGTSLADLTGAMGINPPSLYAAFGGKEALFREAVERYGETYGSHTPRALREESTARAAIEAMLRDNARSYVDPAHPSGCMVVLAATNCSPANGGVCAHLRAQREEVRDLVRARLRRGVKEGDLAESVDIEALGAYYATILFGLSMQARDGVDLAGLTAIIDAAMLCWPGTDRENVAGAASEVDTAPVASS comes from the coding sequence ATGTCACCGCGAGGCCGGCCCCGCGCCTTCGACCGAGAGCACGCCCTCACCCAGGCGATGTTCGTGTTCTGGGAGCGCGGCTACGAGGGCACGTCGCTGGCCGACCTGACCGGCGCCATGGGCATCAACCCGCCGAGCCTGTACGCGGCCTTCGGCGGCAAGGAGGCGCTGTTCCGCGAAGCGGTGGAGCGCTACGGGGAGACGTACGGCAGCCACACACCCCGCGCGCTGCGCGAAGAGTCGACGGCGCGCGCGGCGATCGAGGCGATGCTTCGCGACAACGCCCGCTCGTACGTGGACCCCGCACACCCATCGGGCTGCATGGTCGTGCTCGCCGCCACGAACTGCTCGCCCGCGAACGGGGGCGTCTGCGCTCACCTCAGGGCGCAGCGCGAAGAGGTGCGTGACCTGGTCCGCGCCCGCCTGCGGCGTGGCGTCAAGGAGGGTGATCTCGCCGAATCCGTCGACATCGAAGCGCTCGGCGCGTACTACGCCACGATCCTGTTCGGCCTCTCGATGCAGGCCCGCGACGGCGTCGACCTGGCCGGGCTCACCGCGATCATCGACGCGGCGATGCTGTGCTGGCCCGGCACGGACCGGGAAAACGTGGCAGGGGCGGCGTCCGAAGTGGACACCGCCCCTGTCGCGAGTTCGTGA
- the groES gene encoding co-chaperone GroES, which yields MSVNIKPLEDKIVVQTSEAEETTASGLVIPDTAKEKPQEGKVLAVGPGRIDDKGNRVPLDVAVGDVVIYSKYGGTEVKYNGEDYLILSARDVLAVIN from the coding sequence GTGAGCGTGAACATCAAGCCGCTCGAGGACAAGATCGTTGTCCAGACGAGCGAGGCCGAGGAGACGACCGCTTCCGGCCTCGTCATCCCCGACACCGCCAAGGAAAAGCCCCAGGAGGGCAAGGTTCTGGCCGTGGGCCCGGGCCGGATCGACGACAAGGGCAACCGCGTGCCGCTCGACGTGGCCGTGGGCGACGTCGTGATCTACTCCAAGTACGGCGGTACCGAGGTCAAGTACAACGGCGAGGACTACCTCATCCTCTCCGCCCGCGACGTGCTGGCCGTCATCAACTGA
- the arsM gene encoding arsenite methyltransferase produces the protein MTDLRETVRQRYAAAALEVTSGGTACCGPAPAEVDFGSALYAAGERAELPADAIAASLGCGNPTAVADLHPGEHVLDLGSGGGIDVLLSARRVGPTGKAYGLDMTDEMLALATANATKAGATNVEFLRGAIEAIPLPAGSVDVVISNCVINLSTDKPAVFAETFRVLKPGGRIGVSDVVADDTLTPAQRAERGDYVGCIAGALSFAEYRAGLETAGFTDVQLTPTHPVADGMHSAIVRATKPA, from the coding sequence ATGACCGACCTGCGTGAAACCGTGCGCCAGCGCTACGCCGCGGCCGCTCTCGAAGTCACCTCGGGCGGCACTGCGTGCTGCGGCCCGGCACCGGCCGAAGTCGACTTCGGCTCTGCCCTCTACGCCGCCGGCGAACGCGCCGAGCTGCCCGCCGACGCCATCGCCGCCTCCCTGGGCTGCGGCAACCCGACTGCCGTCGCCGATCTGCACCCCGGCGAGCACGTGCTGGATCTCGGCTCCGGCGGCGGCATCGACGTGCTGCTGTCCGCCCGCCGCGTCGGCCCCACCGGCAAGGCCTACGGGCTGGACATGACCGACGAGATGCTGGCGTTGGCCACCGCCAACGCCACCAAAGCCGGAGCCACGAACGTCGAGTTCCTGCGCGGCGCGATCGAAGCCATCCCGCTGCCCGCGGGCTCCGTCGACGTCGTCATCTCCAACTGCGTGATCAACCTGTCCACCGACAAACCCGCCGTCTTCGCGGAAACCTTCCGCGTCCTCAAGCCCGGCGGGCGGATCGGGGTCTCCGACGTCGTCGCCGACGACACCCTCACCCCGGCCCAGCGCGCCGAACGCGGCGACTACGTCGGCTGCATCGCGGGCGCCCTGTCCTTCGCCGAATACCGCGCCGGCCTCGAGACGGCCGGCTTTACCGACGTCCAGCTCACCCCCACTCACCCCGTCGCCGACGGCATGCACTCCGCGATCGTCCGCGCCACCAAACCCGCCTGA
- a CDS encoding sigma-70 family RNA polymerase sigma factor, with the protein MANVGDGLDEPVAAAVEGDPQAVDRLLAAIRPLVVRYCRARVGRQERSFASADDVAQEVCLAVLTALPSYREQGRPFLAFVYGIAQHKVADAHRAAARNRAEPVAEVPDEVEVGVGPEQRALQGELNERMAQLLQVLPDKQREIVVLRVVVGLSAEETAEAVGSTPGAVRVAQHRALARLRKVLAAEEVI; encoded by the coding sequence ATGGCCAATGTGGGGGATGGACTGGATGAGCCGGTCGCCGCTGCCGTAGAGGGAGATCCTCAGGCGGTGGACCGGCTACTGGCGGCCATCCGCCCCCTGGTAGTGCGGTATTGCCGTGCTCGGGTTGGCAGGCAGGAGCGTTCGTTCGCTTCGGCAGACGATGTTGCGCAGGAGGTGTGTCTCGCGGTGCTCACGGCATTGCCTTCGTACCGTGAACAGGGCCGCCCGTTCCTGGCTTTCGTCTACGGGATCGCCCAGCACAAGGTGGCCGACGCGCACCGCGCGGCGGCCCGCAACCGGGCTGAACCAGTGGCCGAGGTCCCCGACGAGGTCGAGGTCGGGGTCGGCCCGGAACAGCGCGCGTTGCAGGGTGAGCTGAACGAGCGGATGGCACAGCTGCTGCAGGTGCTCCCCGACAAACAGCGCGAGATCGTCGTGCTGCGTGTCGTGGTGGGCTTGTCGGCGGAAGAGACCGCGGAGGCCGTCGGGTCGACCCCGGGTGCCGTTCGAGTGGCCCAGCACCGAGCGCTTGCTCGCCTGCGTAAGGTGCTCGCCGCCGAGGAGGTGATCTGA
- a CDS encoding class I SAM-dependent methyltransferase, which yields MSSRMADGSAGDADYAEIGKVYTGYRSPDPRIAAAVDKALGDAKTVLNVGAGAGSYEPVDRRVTAVEPSASMRALRPADRPAVDATAEDLPFADNSFDAAMATVSMLPTASPRLNRLSHCG from the coding sequence GTGAGCAGCAGGATGGCCGACGGCAGCGCGGGCGACGCGGACTACGCCGAGATCGGCAAGGTCTACACCGGCTACCGCAGCCCCGACCCCCGCATCGCCGCGGCGGTCGACAAAGCGCTCGGGGACGCGAAGACCGTGCTGAACGTCGGGGCCGGCGCGGGGTCGTACGAGCCGGTCGACCGCCGAGTGACCGCGGTGGAGCCGTCCGCGTCGATGCGGGCGTTGCGGCCCGCGGACCGGCCCGCGGTGGACGCGACGGCGGAGGATCTTCCGTTCGCGGACAACAGCTTCGACGCGGCGATGGCGACGGTTTCCATGCTCCCAACCGCCAGCCCCCGGTTGAACCGGCTATCCCACTGCGGCTGA
- a CDS encoding PadR family transcriptional regulator gives MTSGTRELSVTAYVMLGMVAQLGVTTPYAVKQALRRSIGQYWPIPHAQLYAISGQLQEQGLLEGDQESSGRRRKTYYVTGAGRRALRQWLSRPGAEPAEIRSVAWLKLAFSDLGDPESLS, from the coding sequence ATGACTTCGGGAACGCGAGAGCTGTCCGTCACGGCCTACGTAATGCTCGGCATGGTCGCCCAGCTCGGCGTGACCACGCCGTACGCGGTGAAGCAGGCGTTGCGCCGCTCAATCGGGCAGTACTGGCCCATTCCGCACGCGCAGCTGTACGCGATTTCCGGCCAGCTGCAGGAACAAGGCCTGCTCGAAGGCGACCAAGAGAGCTCCGGCCGCCGCCGCAAGACCTATTACGTCACTGGAGCCGGCCGCCGCGCGTTGCGGCAGTGGCTGAGCCGCCCCGGCGCCGAGCCGGCCGAGATCCGCAGTGTGGCCTGGCTCAAGCTCGCCTTCAGTGACCTGGGCGACCCCGAGAGTCTTTCGTAG
- a CDS encoding response regulator transcription factor gives MTTVLICDDRRSVREGLTRVMSAVPGVSRIDCVAHGDELLARYTRQPVDVVLVGTQRAVPTGVEATRRLVSANPQANVIVFGAPDDAGSIAAAIAGGARGYLRWDASRPELVAALAHTLASTSVPAPRQPSDPGVQLTERELQVLRGMSQGKSNGQIGRELYLSEDTVKTHARRLFRKLGVRDRAQAVAHGFRRGLVS, from the coding sequence GTGACGACGGTCTTGATCTGCGACGACCGACGCAGTGTCCGCGAAGGGCTCACCCGTGTGATGTCCGCGGTCCCAGGGGTCAGTCGCATCGACTGCGTAGCGCACGGTGACGAGCTGCTGGCCCGGTACACCCGTCAGCCGGTCGACGTCGTGCTGGTCGGGACGCAGCGCGCGGTCCCGACGGGCGTCGAAGCCACGCGGCGGCTCGTCTCCGCGAACCCCCAGGCGAACGTCATCGTCTTCGGTGCCCCCGACGACGCCGGCAGCATCGCCGCCGCCATCGCCGGCGGTGCCCGTGGCTACCTCCGCTGGGACGCCTCGCGCCCCGAGCTGGTCGCCGCACTGGCCCACACGCTCGCCAGCACCTCCGTGCCGGCGCCGCGCCAGCCGTCGGACCCCGGCGTGCAGCTCACCGAGCGCGAGCTGCAGGTGCTGCGCGGCATGAGCCAGGGCAAGAGCAACGGCCAGATCGGCCGTGAGCTGTACCTGTCCGAGGACACGGTGAAGACGCACGCGCGGCGGCTGTTCCGCAAGCTCGGCGTCCGCGACCGCGCCCAGGCCGTGGCCCACGGTTTCCGCCGTGGCCTCGTTTCCTGA
- a CDS encoding N-acetylmuramoyl-L-alanine amidase produces MFHSVARRLAVAGGAGLLAVALATSAPAQAQPANQQRQQDFVSAAQEFGVPLDVLLGVSYLESRWDYNAGTPSTAAGYGPMHLTDLRTAGVVTSEFDQNGEDPRGDDARPALHPKPTQQPAAIPPGLQTVDQAAALLHTDAATLRTDPEQNIRGGAALLAEDQRKLGVRSEDAKDWYGAVAAYSGSEDVTAAQTFADEVYGTIATGETRTTDDGQAVTLVANPGVTPDKAQAERLGLRTDAPPATECPKSVACESVPAPYQELPGGDYGNHDIANRPQSQKIDTIVIHDTEGYWDDALTLAQDPTYLAWHYTVRSQDGLIAQHVPTKDVGWHAGNWYVNAKSIGVEHEGFAAQGTWYTEAMYRSSAKLVGYLAKRYGVPLDRAHIIGHDNVPGTTPATIPGMHWDPGPYWDWSHYFDLLGAPIKATGGAGSSMVTIAPKFAANQPVFTGCDKIGSGTPCAARGSEAVVLHTAPDAASPLLSDAGLHGAGVSTMDVSDVGSRVATGQQYAVAGRQGSWTAIWYLGQKGWLPSNTVVPASGLVATPKPGKATIPVYGRAYPETSAYPAGIAPQALAPMPYTFAAGQTYSAGGVVPSEYYSATTFDVSDHVVVRGKMKYVEVQFGHRVEYVNLDDVVLKPAF; encoded by the coding sequence ATGTTCCACTCCGTTGCGCGGCGGCTGGCCGTCGCGGGCGGGGCGGGGTTGCTGGCGGTCGCGTTGGCGACGTCGGCACCCGCTCAAGCCCAACCGGCGAACCAACAGCGCCAGCAGGACTTCGTGAGCGCCGCGCAGGAATTCGGCGTGCCGCTCGATGTGCTGCTCGGCGTCTCGTACCTGGAGTCCCGCTGGGACTACAACGCGGGCACGCCCAGCACCGCCGCCGGCTACGGGCCGATGCACCTCACGGACCTGCGCACGGCCGGCGTCGTGACCAGCGAGTTCGACCAGAACGGCGAAGACCCGCGCGGCGACGACGCCCGGCCGGCGCTGCACCCGAAGCCGACGCAGCAGCCGGCGGCGATCCCGCCCGGGTTGCAGACTGTCGACCAGGCCGCGGCGCTGCTGCACACGGACGCGGCGACGCTGCGCACCGACCCGGAGCAGAACATCCGCGGCGGCGCGGCCCTGCTGGCCGAGGACCAGCGCAAGCTCGGCGTACGCAGCGAAGATGCGAAGGACTGGTACGGCGCCGTCGCCGCGTACAGCGGCTCCGAGGACGTGACGGCGGCCCAGACTTTCGCCGACGAGGTCTACGGCACCATCGCCACCGGCGAGACGCGCACGACCGACGACGGCCAGGCCGTCACGCTCGTCGCGAACCCCGGCGTCACGCCCGACAAGGCGCAGGCCGAGCGGCTGGGCCTGCGCACCGACGCCCCGCCCGCCACCGAGTGCCCGAAGTCCGTGGCCTGCGAGTCCGTGCCCGCGCCGTACCAGGAGCTGCCGGGCGGCGACTACGGCAACCACGACATCGCGAACCGGCCGCAGAGCCAGAAGATCGACACGATCGTCATCCACGACACCGAGGGCTACTGGGACGACGCGCTCACCCTGGCGCAGGACCCGACCTACCTCGCGTGGCACTACACCGTGCGCTCGCAGGACGGCCTGATCGCGCAGCACGTGCCGACCAAGGACGTCGGCTGGCACGCGGGCAACTGGTACGTCAACGCGAAGTCCATCGGCGTCGAGCACGAGGGCTTCGCCGCGCAGGGCACCTGGTACACCGAGGCGATGTACCGGTCGTCGGCGAAGCTCGTCGGCTACCTGGCGAAGCGCTACGGCGTGCCGCTCGACCGCGCGCACATCATCGGCCACGACAACGTGCCGGGCACCACGCCCGCCACGATCCCCGGCATGCACTGGGACCCGGGCCCCTACTGGGATTGGTCGCACTACTTCGACCTGCTGGGCGCGCCGATCAAGGCCACCGGCGGGGCCGGCTCGTCGATGGTGACGATCGCGCCGAAGTTCGCCGCCAACCAGCCCGTGTTCACCGGCTGCGACAAGATCGGCTCCGGCACCCCGTGCGCCGCGCGCGGTTCGGAGGCCGTGGTGCTGCACACCGCGCCGGACGCCGCGTCTCCCCTGCTGTCCGACGCCGGCCTGCACGGCGCCGGAGTGTCCACTATGGACGTTTCCGACGTCGGCAGCCGCGTGGCCACCGGTCAGCAGTACGCCGTGGCCGGGCGCCAGGGCAGCTGGACCGCGATCTGGTACCTGGGCCAGAAGGGCTGGCTGCCCAGCAACACCGTGGTCCCGGCGAGCGGTCTCGTCGCCACGCCGAAGCCCGGCAAGGCCACGATTCCGGTGTACGGGCGGGCTTATCCGGAGACCTCGGCCTACCCGGCCGGGATCGCGCCGCAAGCGTTGGCCCCCATGCCGTACACGTTCGCCGCGGGCCAGACGTACTCCGCCGGCGGCGTCGTTCCGTCCGAGTACTACTCGGCGACGACGTTCGACGTGTCGGACCACGTGGTGGTGCGCGGGAAGATGAAGTACGTGGAAGTCCAGTTCGGACACCGCGTCGAGTACGTGAACCTCGATGACGTAGTGCTGAAGCCGGCTTTCTGA
- a CDS encoding ArsR/SmtB family transcription factor yields MSIQELLDQREGCCAGLSAAPLAEAEAAELARVFKALGDPVRLRLLSMIASREGGEMCVCELTPAFDLAQPTISHHLKLLRQAGLIDCERRGTWVYYWALPSTMERLAAVLRVPQR; encoded by the coding sequence ATGTCGATACAGGAGTTGCTCGACCAGCGCGAGGGGTGCTGCGCGGGGCTGAGCGCCGCGCCGTTGGCCGAAGCTGAGGCCGCCGAGCTGGCCCGGGTGTTCAAGGCCCTGGGCGATCCGGTGCGGCTGCGGCTGCTGTCGATGATCGCCTCCCGCGAGGGCGGCGAGATGTGCGTGTGCGAGCTGACGCCGGCCTTCGACCTCGCGCAGCCGACGATCTCGCACCACCTGAAACTGTTGCGCCAGGCCGGTTTGATCGACTGCGAGCGCCGGGGGACGTGGGTGTACTACTGGGCGCTTCCGTCCACAATGGAGCGGCTCGCGGCTGTTTTGCGCGTGCCGCAAAGGTGA